A single genomic interval of Puntigrus tetrazona isolate hp1 chromosome 1, ASM1883169v1, whole genome shotgun sequence harbors:
- the LOC122352717 gene encoding uncharacterized protein LOC122352717 isoform X2, with product MYVLLFYQKSSFGEEVEMKVRPGENITLFCDRSLSVGSFIVWIRNCSHENQPSLIIDFRQGFRLGLEAFQRFSFIHNPYNNSHGLHITNISISDLGLYYCAEVENKALHLLTVCSAGCCCSVCVRCVFSSPHSCPPSVFTATVQLRPQVLQRYLQRMLFSGI from the exons ATGT ATGTCTTGCTGTTTTATCAGAAAAGCAGTTTTGGAGAAGAAGTGGAGATGAAAGTCAGACCAGGAGAAAACATCACTCTCTTCTGTGATCGCTCTCTAAGTGTTGGTTCATTCATTGTATGGATAAGAAACTGCTCTCACGAAAATCAGCCCTCTCTCATAATAGATTTTAGGCAGGGGTTTAGATTGGGCCTGGAGGCCTTTCAGCGATTCAGTTTCATCCACAACCCCTATAATAATTCTCATGGTCTACATATTACTAACATCAGCATCTCTGATCTGGGACTGTACTACTGTGCGGAAGTAGAGAATAAg GCTCTGCACCTCCTGACTGTGTGCTCTGCTGGATGCTGTTGTTCAGTGTGTGTCCGGTGTGTGTTCTCCTCTCCTCACTCCTGTCCTCCATCTGTGTTTACTGCTACTGTTCAGCTCAGACCTCAG GTTTTGCAGAGATATTTGCAGCGGATGTTATTCAG TGGGATCTAA
- the LOC122352717 gene encoding uncharacterized protein LOC122352717 isoform X1, with product MYVLLFYQKSSFGEEVEMKVRPGENITLFCDRSLSVGSFIVWIRNCSHENQPSLIIDFRQGFRLGLEAFQRFSFIHNPYNNSHGLHITNISISDLGLYYCAEVENKVNKDEKGIISSSEVYYYGFQITRLSMEVCSAPLTSCSEGSAPPDCVLCWMLLFSVCPVCVLLSSLLSSICVYCYCSAQTSGFAEIFAADVIQWDLMEKHQCDLRKTGNICLHTEVSYRLLTSEHPYAKM from the exons ATGT ATGTCTTGCTGTTTTATCAGAAAAGCAGTTTTGGAGAAGAAGTGGAGATGAAAGTCAGACCAGGAGAAAACATCACTCTCTTCTGTGATCGCTCTCTAAGTGTTGGTTCATTCATTGTATGGATAAGAAACTGCTCTCACGAAAATCAGCCCTCTCTCATAATAGATTTTAGGCAGGGGTTTAGATTGGGCCTGGAGGCCTTTCAGCGATTCAGTTTCATCCACAACCCCTATAATAATTCTCATGGTCTACATATTACTAACATCAGCATCTCTGATCTGGGACTGTACTACTGTGCGGAAGTAGAGAATAAggtaaataaagatgaaaaaggCATCATATCTTCTTCAGAAGTGTACTATTATGGCTTCCAAATAACCCGCCTCTCTATGGAAG TGTGTTCTGCGCCACTGACTTCCTGTTCTGAAGGCTCTGCACCTCCTGACTGTGTGCTCTGCTGGATGCTGTTGTTCAGTGTGTGTCCGGTGTGTGTTCTCCTCTCCTCACTCCTGTCCTCCATCTGTGTTTACTGCTACTGTTCAGCTCAGACCTCAG GTTTTGCAGAGATATTTGCAGCGGATGTTATTCAG TGGGATCTAATGGAGAAACATCAGTGTGATTTGAGGAAGACTGGAAACATCTGCCTCCACACTGAAGTCTCTTATAGACTGCTAACATCTGAACATCCCTACGCCAAGATGTGA